The proteins below are encoded in one region of Oreochromis niloticus isolate F11D_XX linkage group LG6, O_niloticus_UMD_NMBU, whole genome shotgun sequence:
- the LOC102077356 gene encoding B2 bradykinin receptor-like, which yields MGNSTAETEIFLWYFLPTVVTVPPLGLPTNAWVIYLLLGKPGICSTSEIFTLNLAVIDMLFCITVVGEYIDLWFNQSMEATSFLAWGLNQGGGPLFLCLLSLDSYVAVCHPLFFLRLKDPKLRLSLCLVGSAITAACCLLVKVSAGYKWNVILAIISFSTVVVTTCSTLILKSLRQSGPSKKEVHPVKKRAFKIVLSALVIINVHYLPPIGEYLLRQLGPTSFKPYSVVTCVAYWILSMSSFVQPLTYLIRTKQLPKIS from the coding sequence ATGGGAAACTCCACGGCAGAGACTGAAATATTTTTGTGGTACTTCCTGCCCACAGTAGTGACTGTGCCACCACTAGGACTGCCAACTAATGCTTGGGTCATTTACCTCCTGCTGGGCAAACCTGGTATTTGCTCTACCTCAGAGATCTTCACACTGAACCTGGCAGTAATCGATATGCTGTTCTGTATCACAGTCGTGGGCGAATACATTGATCTTTGGTTTAATCAGTCAATGGAGGCCACTAGCTTCCTGGCGTGGGGTTTAAACCAGGGAGGAGGGCCGCTTTTTCTCTGCCTTTTGAGTTTGGACAGCTACGTAGCAGTCTGCCATCCTCTGTTCTTTCTGCGGCTCAAAGATCCCAAACTGCGGCTGTCGTTGTGCTTGGTGGGGAGTGCCATCACTGCTGCTTGCTGCCTTCTGGTCAAAGTCTCTGCAGGGTATAAGTGGAATGTGATACTAGCAATCATAAGCTTTTCCACTGTGGTCGTAACAACCTGCAGCACCCTGATTCTCAAGTCTCTCCGCCAGTCAGGGCCCAGCAAAAAAGAGGTCCACCCGGTTAAAAAGCGAGCATTCAAAATAGTGCTGTCTGCGCTGGTCATAATCAACGTCCACTACCTCCCCCCCATCGGAGAATACCTGCTGAGGCAGCTTGGTCCCACTTCTTTCAAGCCATATTCAGTTGTCACCTGTGTGGCCTACTGGATTCTCTCCATGAGCAGCTTTGTTCAGCCTCTGACTTATCTCATCCGGACGAAGCAGCTGCCCAAAATCAGCTAA
- the sun2 gene encoding SUN domain-containing protein 1, protein MSRRSSRLVSGGYYNSDEESDSSSVTNISISYRENPVKVFKKKAGTRKPTSRTSSRANSNASSAAPDTPVTPVPSPLSIESQPTMRTVPFTPSTATPRPALTPSSSSTPRQTPPRCHLASPGNSSPAGHCSSSTPGLHFRPSHKELSQSGVDSSGYSSSEGTYRKPMAAPCSTGRVSSNTGDPNTGYRSRIKSAFNSLSDSALMLGATVCAKTHDVAVLANSLISSRMKKACGLALLLLLILLLCLWLFLPLLTSFISRMNVTKSPSQTQPVVPATPPPPQPNNIYSKPVVDPTIVSAVVDEKMQRLLVELQMKQELLLSQMKEKLQLEMRDMKAKLEATDSDGQQHLEQEVAGLSRRMADYQSDSSTAAASLSLRIQALEDQNNKLAQELSSIQVMPPPAPCPDPTNTPIHNHLTPELQQAMEKWLTDRIKEQDAIRLSNTGSCADCGRPMADKVADFALETQGASVISTRCSETYRIRSACVTLFGFPLWYPSESPRTVIQGYPVLLPGKCWAFHGVQGTLVISLSHPIRITHVTLDHLPRYNSPTGRIDSAPKDFEVYGMENDTEEGTLLGTFTYDEYGEPTQTFKIPNPSDIVYRVVELRVLSNWGHVEYTCLYRFRVHGKIATT, encoded by the exons atGTCTCGCAGAAGTTCTCGCCTGGTTTCTGGTGGCTACTATAACTCAGATGAAGAATCTGACTCAAGCAGCGTGACCAATATATCCATATCGTACCGTGAAAACCCTGTTAA ggTTTTCAAGAAGAAGGCCGGGACCCGCAAGCCCACCTCCCGtacctccagcagagccaacAGCAATGCTAGCTCTGCTGCCCCTGACACACCTGTCACTCCAG TCCCATCTCCATTAAGCATTGAGAGCCAACCTACCATGAGGACCGTACCTTTCACCCCATCTACAGCCACCCCGCGGCCTGCCCTGaccccatcatcatcatcaacccCGAGGCAGACACCCCCTCGTTGCCACTTAGCATCTCCAGGAAACAGCTCTCCTGCAGGGCACTGCAGCTCTAGCACGCCAGGATTACACTTTAGACCCAGCCATAAGGAGCTGAGTCAGAGTGGCGTGGACAGCTCAGGGTACTCGTCCTCTGAGGGTACTTACAGGAAGCCCATGGCCGCCCCCTGCAGCACTGGTAGAGTCAGCAGTAACACTGGGGATCCCAATACTGGATACAGAAGCAGAATCAAAAGTGCCTTCAACAGCCTGAGCG ACTCAGCCCTGATGCTCGGTGCGACAGTATGTGCAAAAACCCATGATGTGGCAGTGTTAG CTAATTCTCTAATCAGCAGTCGCATGAAGAAGGCTTGTGGTTTGGCTCTCCTGCTACTCCTCATCTTACTTTTAT GTCTTTGGTTGTTCCTTCCCTTGCTCACCTCTTTCATCTCCCGCATGAATGTCACAAAGAGCCCATCGCAGACACAGCCTGTTGTCCCTgctactcctcctcctcctcaaccCAACAACATCTATTCCAAACCTGTGGTG GATCCTACCATTGTGTCTGCTGTAGTAGATGAAAAGATGCAACGTCTTCTG GTGGAGCTGCAGATGAAGCAGGAGCTGCTTCTCTCCCAG ATGAAGGAGAAACTCCAGCTAGAAATGCGCGATATGAAGGCCAAACTTGAGGCCACAGACTCCGACGGTCAGCAGCATCTGGAGCAGGAGGTCGCAGGGTTGAGCAGGCGGATGGCAGATTATCAGTCAGACAGCAGCACTGCTGCTGCCAGCCTCAGCCTCAGAATCCAAGCTTTAGAGGATCAGAATAATAAG CTGGCCCAGGAGTTGTCATCCATCCAGGTGATGCCTCCTCCAGCCCCCTGCCCTGATCCTACCAACACACCCATACACAATCACCTTACACCTGAGCTCCAACAGGCCATGGAGAAGTGGCTCACTGACCGCATCAAG GAGCAGGATGCGATCAGGCTCAGCAACACTGGAAGCTGCGCAGACTGTGGACGTCCCATGGCTGATAAAGTGGCTGACTTTGCCCTGGAGACTCAAG gtgccAGTGTGATCAGTACCAGGTGCTCAGAGACGTACCGTATTCGTTCAGCATGTGTGACCCTGTTTGGTTTCCCTCTCTGGTATCCATCTGAAAGCCCACGCACTGTCATTCAG GGTTACCCAGTGCTGCTTCCAGGGAAATGCTGGGCGTTTCATGGTGTTCAGGGGACACTTGTGATCTCTTTGTCCCACCCCATACGGATAACTCATGTGACACTGGACCACCTGCCACGCTACAACTCTCCCACTGGCCGAATTGACTCAGCTCCCAAAGACTTTGAAGTCTAT GGGATGGAAAACGATACAGAAGAAGGAACACTGCTGGGGACGTTCACTTACGATGAATATGGAGAGCCAACGCAGACGTTTAAGATTCCT AATCCGAGCGACATTGTTTACAGAGTCGTGGAGCTGAGAGTTCTCAGTAACTGGGGTCACGTCGAGTATACGTGTCTTTACCGCTTCCGCGTGCACGGGAAGATCGCCACCACGTGA
- the LOC109202530 gene encoding G-protein coupled receptor 4 translates to MFISVLLVIRGTSCSERRRLGPQDKSKPFKLLSSAMSNNTLNTAFNHSANSTNPSAVYVRPLWYEFPICAVAPYGYIFYYGVKVFNLAVGTPCNILVIWQIITKKSEAFTSDTFILNLAILDAYFCLMTPVVLVNGFLLNDNGIWYFKRLAYGIKDLAPLFLVCICLDRYMAVVHPVLFAGIRNNKIRIGISVVVWGLILAYALVKCILGGMPVNGVFSGIILFAFALMIFCNISIIWALRHSVTGKEVMHPVKKRAFKMVLINLAIIVVNYLPPVALMPFASYYTAVAFQCQIRISVYSIMDLSCSIEPLLYITKMERVEGTCCGKSVCEKPLDVTT, encoded by the exons ATGTTTATAAGTGTTCTGTTGGTAATTAGGGGAACATCCTGCAGTGAGAGGCGAAGACTAGGACCACAAGACAAATCAAAGCCTTTTAAG CTCCTTAGTTCTGCAATGTCCAACAACACTCTGAACACTGCCTTCAATCATTCTGCAAACTCTACCAACCCCAGTGCGGTCTACGTTCGTCCGCTATGGTACGAGTTCCCAATATGCGCCGTGGCCCCTTATGGCTACATTTTCTACTATGGAGTCAAAGTGTTCAACCTGGCAGTAGGGACTCCGTGTAACATCTTGGTCATCTGGCAGATCATTACCAAGAAAAGTGAGGCTTTCACATCTGACACCTTTATCCTCAACCTGGCCATACTGGACGCCTACTTCTGCCTCATGACGCCCGTCGTCCTTGTTAACGGCTTCTTGCTGAATGACAACGGCATCTGGTACTTTAAGAGATTGGCATATGGAATCAAAGACCTAGCGCCACTCTTTCTG GTGTGTATTTGTCTGGACCGCTACATGGCTGTGGTCCACCCCGTGCTTTTCGCTGGCATCCGTAACAACAAAATCCGCATCGGGATTTCTGTGGTGGTCTGGGGCCTCATATTGGCTTACGCCCTGGTGAAGTGCATCCTGGGAGGCATGCCTGTCAATGGCGTCTTCAGTGGCATCATCCTTTTTGCGTTTGCATTGATGATCTTTTGTAACATCTCCATCATCTGGGCCCTTCGGCACTCTGTGACGGGAAAAGAGGTGATGCACCCGGTGAAGAAGAGGGCCTTCAAGATGGTGCTGATTAACCTGGCCATCATTGTGGTCAACTACCTGCCGCCAGTGGCGCTCATGCCCTTTGCATCATACTACACAGCTGTGGCGTTTCAATGTCAGATCCGCATCAGTGTGTACTCCATCATGGATCTGAGCTGCAGCATTGAGCCACTGCTCTACATCACAAAGATGGAGCGTGTGGAAGGCACATGCTGTGGAAAGAGTGTCTGTGAGAAGCCGCTTGATGTCACCACATAA